Proteins encoded in a region of the Flavobacterium sp. PMTSA4 genome:
- a CDS encoding ABC transporter permease yields MRGVFIENIKIAFSSIKTQKLRTFLTVFIIGIGITALVCILSVVSALEYNLNSSFASMGSNTFNINRYEFNTRRNGGDENQKINPIISYPEAKAFKENFKFPSTNTSLSFYATSAAEVKFENEKTDPEISVVGIDEFFIPNSGLEVTQGRNFNKFDIDNNTYSCIVGSDFASKGLLKDINPIGKLLSVRGAKFKVIGVLKEKGSTFGNSQDLRMMIPIQVARSMFSAPNINYTISSMVQNKEFLESAIDQALITMRQIRKLNPVEDNNFGISRSDDLINRIGETTGVLNISAWVIGIITILGSSIALMNIMVVSVTERTREIGVRKSLGAKKSTIAWQFFVETLIIGQLGGILGIILGISFGYLLCSLFGWTFVIPWMAIFAAFATSFVVAVVSGSYPAIKASNLDPIEALRYE; encoded by the coding sequence ATGAGAGGAGTTTTTATTGAAAATATTAAAATTGCTTTTAGTTCCATCAAAACCCAAAAACTGAGAACTTTTTTGACGGTTTTCATCATCGGAATTGGAATTACAGCATTGGTCTGCATCCTGAGTGTTGTTTCTGCATTAGAGTATAACTTAAATTCGAGTTTTGCTTCAATGGGTTCAAATACCTTCAACATCAATAGGTATGAGTTTAACACCAGAAGAAATGGTGGTGATGAAAATCAAAAAATAAACCCTATTATTTCTTACCCTGAAGCAAAAGCTTTTAAAGAAAACTTTAAATTTCCCTCTACTAACACTTCGTTGTCTTTTTATGCAACATCGGCTGCCGAAGTAAAATTTGAAAACGAAAAAACCGATCCTGAAATATCTGTAGTTGGAATTGATGAATTTTTTATTCCAAATTCAGGTTTAGAAGTTACACAAGGTAGAAATTTCAACAAATTTGACATTGACAATAATACTTATAGTTGTATTGTAGGTTCTGATTTTGCATCAAAAGGACTTTTGAAAGATATTAATCCTATCGGAAAATTATTGTCTGTTCGTGGTGCAAAATTTAAAGTAATTGGTGTTTTAAAAGAAAAAGGTTCCACTTTTGGCAACAGTCAAGATTTGAGAATGATGATTCCTATTCAAGTAGCACGTTCTATGTTTTCTGCACCAAATATTAATTATACCATAAGTTCTATGGTACAAAACAAAGAATTTCTTGAGTCAGCAATAGACCAAGCATTGATAACAATGCGTCAAATAAGAAAACTAAATCCAGTTGAAGATAATAATTTTGGAATTTCAAGAAGCGATGATTTAATTAATAGAATCGGCGAAACTACAGGAGTTTTAAACATTTCCGCTTGGGTAATTGGAATCATAACCATACTTGGTTCATCGATTGCTTTAATGAATATCATGGTAGTATCTGTTACTGAAAGAACACGAGAAATTGGTGTTAGAAAATCTTTAGGCGCTAAAAAATCTACTATTGCATGGCAATTTTTTGTTGAAACCTTAATCATTGGTCAACTTGGCGGAATATTGGGAATAATTTTAGGGATAAGTTTTGGTTATTTACTTTGCTCGCTTTTTGGATGGACATTTGTAATTCCTTGGATGGCTATTTTCGCAGCTTTTGCAACTAGCTTTGTTGTGGCCGTTGTTTCTGGCTCATATCCAGCCATTAAGGCATCCAATTTAGATCCAATTGAAGCTTTAAGATATGAGTAA
- the prmC gene encoding peptide chain release factor N(5)-glutamine methyltransferase, which produces MLLKKYKSNFIKELSSINDEMEAESFFYLILEHFHQLKRIDLAINPDFEISESDMVRWENILAELKTQKPIQYILGETEFYGLKFMVDGNVLIPRPETEELVDLIVSSFKSQTSKLRILDIGTGSGCIPISLKKNLPNAEVFAIDVSENALEIAKKNAKLNGVEVNFILKNILETNDLEQQFDVIVSNPPYVRMLEKEEIKPNVLEFEPHLALFVEDNDALLFYRKIAQLAKKNLTENGSLFFEINQYLGKETVELLENLGFKNILLLKDIYGNDRMISCVIN; this is translated from the coding sequence ATGTTACTCAAAAAATATAAATCAAATTTTATTAAAGAACTTTCATCCATTAATGATGAAATGGAAGCAGAGAGTTTTTTCTATTTAATTTTAGAACATTTTCATCAGCTAAAAAGAATTGATTTAGCAATAAATCCTGATTTTGAAATTTCTGAGAGTGATATGGTTAGATGGGAAAACATACTTGCTGAATTAAAAACTCAAAAACCGATTCAATACATATTAGGCGAAACTGAATTTTATGGATTGAAATTTATGGTTGATGGAAATGTCTTAATTCCAAGACCTGAAACTGAAGAATTGGTTGATTTGATAGTTTCAAGTTTTAAATCACAAACTTCAAAGTTGAGAATTTTGGACATTGGAACTGGTTCGGGTTGTATTCCTATTTCGTTGAAAAAGAATTTACCAAATGCTGAAGTTTTTGCCATTGATGTTTCTGAAAATGCATTAGAAATTGCCAAGAAAAACGCAAAGTTGAATGGAGTAGAAGTGAACTTCATTTTAAAAAATATATTAGAAACAAATGATTTAGAACAACAATTTGATGTTATCGTTTCAAATCCACCGTATGTTAGAATGTTGGAAAAAGAAGAAATTAAGCCTAATGTTTTAGAGTTTGAACCTCATTTGGCGCTTTTTGTTGAAGACAACGATGCGCTGCTTTTTTACAGAAAGATTGCTCAATTGGCAAAGAAAAATTTAACCGAAAACGGAAGTCTTTTTTTTGAAATCAATCAATATTTAGGAAAAGAAACTGTTGAGTTACTAGAAAATTTAGGATTTAAAAATATACTTTTATTGAAAGATATTTACGGAAACGATAGAATGATTAGTTGTGTTATAAACTAA
- a CDS encoding GNAT family N-acetyltransferase → MSKIVIREIQSKDNQQIAAVIREVFINDNYPKTGTAFADKQLDFMFETYDKEKAIYFVIENDGRIIGGAGISQLDNADSNICELQKMYFLNEARGKGLGFKIIQMCLEKAKEFGFEKCYLETLPEMKTAQHLYQKSGFEYIDAPMGNTCHTSCPVWMIKDLNE, encoded by the coding sequence ATGAGTAAAATCGTAATTAGAGAAATACAATCTAAAGACAACCAGCAAATTGCAGCTGTTATTAGAGAAGTTTTTATTAATGATAATTATCCAAAAACTGGAACTGCTTTTGCTGATAAGCAATTGGATTTTATGTTTGAAACTTACGATAAAGAAAAGGCAATTTATTTTGTAATAGAAAATGATGGAAGAATAATTGGTGGTGCAGGAATTTCTCAACTTGATAATGCTGATTCAAACATTTGCGAATTGCAGAAAATGTATTTCTTAAACGAAGCCAGAGGAAAAGGATTGGGGTTTAAAATTATTCAAATGTGTTTAGAAAAAGCAAAAGAGTTTGGGTTTGAAAAATGCTATTTAGAAACTTTGCCTGAGATGAAAACAGCTCAACATTTGTATCAAAAATCAGGTTTTGAATATATTGATGCACCAATGGGAAATACTTGTCACACAAGTTGTCCTGTTTGGATGATAAAAGATTTAAACGAATAA
- the ribD gene encoding bifunctional diaminohydroxyphosphoribosylaminopyrimidine deaminase/5-amino-6-(5-phosphoribosylamino)uracil reductase RibD: MKIHEIYIKRCIQLAKNGFGTTYPNPLVGSVIVYNGKIIGEGWHKKAGEAHAEVNAINSVKDKSLLSKATIYVSLEPCSHFGKTPPCSDLIVKHKIPNVVIGTVDPNPKVAGNGVKKLEENDLSVTVGILEKECQELNKRFFTFYNKKRPYIILKWAESADGFIAPISKEKKEPVWLTNEFSRQLVHKWRSEEQAILVGTNTVLEDNPKLNVRDWKGKNPIRIVLDRTGKISKDYSVFDNQTKTIILTEQENLTSSENCIYENTIFDFRLAEKIATILWKHNIQSVIIEGGTTTLETFIKANLWDEAKVFKSSSVIKKGIKAPFFEQKSATNNIKNDKLTTFYHHD; this comes from the coding sequence GTGAAAATACACGAAATTTATATAAAACGTTGCATTCAATTAGCTAAAAATGGTTTTGGAACAACTTATCCAAATCCATTGGTTGGTTCTGTCATTGTTTACAACGGAAAAATTATTGGTGAAGGTTGGCATAAAAAAGCTGGTGAAGCACATGCTGAAGTCAATGCAATCAATTCCGTAAAAGATAAATCACTATTATCAAAAGCCACAATTTATGTTTCACTTGAACCTTGCAGTCATTTTGGAAAAACTCCTCCGTGTTCAGATTTAATTGTCAAACACAAAATTCCAAATGTAGTTATTGGAACAGTTGACCCAAATCCTAAAGTAGCTGGCAACGGAGTGAAAAAATTAGAAGAAAATGATCTTTCAGTAACAGTTGGTATACTTGAAAAAGAATGTCAGGAATTAAACAAACGCTTCTTTACTTTTTACAATAAAAAACGACCTTATATCATTTTAAAATGGGCAGAAAGTGCTGATGGATTTATTGCGCCAATATCAAAAGAAAAAAAAGAACCAGTTTGGCTAACCAATGAATTTTCGAGGCAATTGGTGCATAAATGGAGAAGTGAAGAGCAAGCAATTTTAGTTGGAACCAATACAGTTTTAGAAGACAATCCAAAATTGAATGTTCGTGATTGGAAAGGAAAAAACCCAATTCGAATTGTTTTAGATAGAACAGGAAAGATTTCTAAAGATTATTCTGTTTTTGATAATCAAACAAAAACAATAATATTAACTGAACAAGAAAATTTAACTTCTAGTGAAAATTGTATTTATGAAAATACTATCTTTGATTTTAGACTGGCTGAAAAGATTGCAACTATTTTATGGAAACATAACATTCAATCAGTTATTATTGAAGGCGGAACAACTACTTTAGAAACTTTTATTAAAGCAAATCTTTGGGATGAAGCAAAAGTTTTTAAAAGCAGTTCGGTTATAAAAAAAGGAATCAAAGCTCCTTTTTTTGAACAAAAATCTGCAACCAATAATATTAAAAACGATAAACTAACCACATTTTACCATCATGATTAA
- a CDS encoding HAD family hydrolase, whose product MINAIIFDFGDVFINLEKQRSKDEFKKLGLDGPNDDLIAHNDLFEKGNISESQFIDCFKKYIPNASDEKIIAAWNSLIGDFPLYRLEFLQMLSNKYQLFLLTNTDSIHINCFEENVGMSFYSDFYRCFEKVYYSYEMHMRKPQQEIFTTIINKHNLSPNRTLFVDDKKENTDAAAALGLHVWNLQVGQEDIVDLFEKKEFPF is encoded by the coding sequence ATGATTAACGCAATTATTTTTGATTTTGGCGATGTTTTTATCAATCTAGAGAAACAAAGATCTAAAGACGAATTTAAAAAATTAGGTCTTGATGGTCCAAATGATGATTTAATAGCTCATAATGATTTATTTGAAAAGGGAAATATTTCTGAAAGTCAATTTATTGATTGTTTTAAAAAATATATTCCAAATGCATCTGATGAAAAAATAATTGCCGCATGGAATTCATTGATTGGTGATTTTCCTCTATATCGTTTGGAGTTTTTACAAATGCTTTCTAATAAATATCAACTTTTTTTACTCACAAACACTGATTCAATACATATAAATTGTTTTGAAGAAAATGTTGGGATGTCATTTTATTCAGATTTCTATCGTTGCTTTGAAAAAGTTTATTATTCGTATGAAATGCACATGCGAAAACCTCAACAAGAAATTTTTACAACTATTATAAATAAACACAATCTTAGCCCTAACCGTACGCTTTTTGTAGATGACAAAAAAGAAAACACCGATGCAGCTGCAGCTTTAGGTTTGCATGTTTGGAATTTGCAAGTTGGACAGGAAGATATTGTTGATTTATTTGAGAAAAAAGAATTTCCATTCTAA
- a CDS encoding IMPACT family protein: MDDTYKTIITPSPEILFKEKNSKFFGYAFPVTEENDVKKYLEELKKQHHSARHFCYAYQLGTEEKQYRVNDDGEPNNSAGMPIYGQIQSFDVTNILIVIVRYFGGVKLGVGGLISAYKIAAQMSLEESKIVEKTIDINFKVSFDYKNMNKVMRVIKEKNLDNISQKMNESCEIIISTRKKNAEIIFAIFSNLFEVSINKI; this comes from the coding sequence ATGGATGATACCTATAAAACAATAATCACACCTTCACCTGAAATACTTTTTAAAGAAAAAAACAGTAAGTTTTTTGGATATGCTTTTCCAGTTACTGAAGAAAATGATGTTAAAAAATATTTAGAAGAATTAAAAAAACAACATCATAGTGCAAGACATTTTTGTTATGCTTATCAACTCGGAACTGAAGAAAAACAATATAGAGTTAATGATGATGGCGAACCAAACAATTCTGCTGGCATGCCAATATATGGTCAAATTCAATCATTCGATGTGACTAATATACTTATTGTAATTGTTCGCTATTTTGGTGGTGTAAAATTAGGAGTTGGAGGATTAATCTCTGCCTATAAAATTGCTGCTCAAATGTCATTAGAAGAATCTAAAATAGTAGAAAAAACAATTGATATTAATTTTAAAGTTTCTTTTGATTACAAAAACATGAACAAAGTGATGCGAGTGATTAAAGAAAAAAATTTAGATAACATTTCTCAAAAAATGAACGAAAGTTGTGAAATTATAATTTCAACTAGGAAAAAAAATGCCGAAATAATTTTCGCCATTTTTTCAAATTTATTTGAAGTATCTATTAATAAAATTTAA
- a CDS encoding acyl-CoA thioesterase: MKEHQVQLRVRYSETDQMGVVYHGSYVPYFEIGRVEWLRNKGISYKELEESGIALPIVSMHLNYKKPARYDDLLTVITRFKGQSSVKVEFDCEIRNENDELLTTAHFILVFVDVNLGKPISPPKHIMELFNQI, from the coding sequence ATGAAAGAACATCAAGTTCAGTTAAGAGTTCGTTATTCAGAAACTGACCAAATGGGAGTGGTTTATCACGGAAGTTATGTGCCTTATTTTGAAATTGGTCGTGTGGAATGGCTTAGAAACAAAGGGATTTCATATAAAGAGCTAGAGGAAAGTGGAATTGCGTTGCCAATAGTTTCCATGCATTTAAATTATAAAAAACCAGCTCGTTATGATGATTTGCTTACCGTAATAACTAGATTCAAAGGACAGAGTTCTGTGAAGGTTGAATTTGATTGTGAAATTCGCAATGAAAATGATGAATTGTTAACAACTGCACATTTTATATTGGTGTTTGTGGATGTAAATTTAGGAAAACCTATTTCGCCACCAAAACACATTATGGAGTTGTTTAATCAAATTTAA
- the dnaA gene encoding chromosomal replication initiator protein DnaA → MSKTAQSVWENCLSFIKDNIQEQAYKTWFEPIKSVELTDNALYIQVPSKFFYEWLEEHYVKLLKVALTKELGKNAKLLYKIKMENTYGNKQPFTEQLPSAHRSPIKSQDVDAPYKNISTELKNPFVIPGIRNLKIESQLNPNYSFDNFLEGDSNRLARSAGMAVANKPGGTSFNPLLIFGGVGLGKTHLAHAIGVEIKDKYPEKTVLYISAEVFTQQYIDSVKKNNRNDFIHFYQLIDVLIIDDVQFLSGKSGTQDVFFHIFNYLHQNGKQVILTSDKAPVDMQDIEQRLLSRFKWGLSAELHQPDYETRISILKNILYRDGVEMPEEIIEYVARNIKTNVRELEGAIISLIAQSSFNKKEVTLDLAKSIVEKFVKNIKREISIDYIQKVVSDYFQLDIDTLQSKTRKRHVVQARQLAMFFAKKFTKASLANIGSQIGDRDHATVLHACKTVDNLVSTDKQFKKFVEDIHKKLSL, encoded by the coding sequence ATGAGCAAAACTGCGCAATCGGTATGGGAAAATTGTCTATCCTTCATAAAGGATAACATTCAAGAACAAGCGTATAAAACTTGGTTTGAACCGATTAAGTCAGTTGAACTTACAGACAATGCACTTTACATTCAAGTTCCTAGCAAATTTTTCTACGAATGGCTAGAAGAACACTATGTAAAATTATTGAAAGTTGCATTAACAAAAGAACTAGGTAAGAACGCAAAGTTGCTCTATAAAATCAAAATGGAAAACACTTATGGTAATAAACAACCTTTCACGGAACAGTTACCAAGTGCGCACAGAAGTCCAATAAAATCTCAAGATGTTGATGCACCATACAAAAACATCAGTACTGAATTAAAAAATCCATTTGTAATTCCTGGAATTAGAAATTTAAAAATCGAATCTCAATTAAACCCTAATTATAGTTTCGATAATTTCTTAGAAGGAGATTCAAATCGTTTGGCTCGTTCTGCTGGTATGGCTGTTGCAAATAAACCTGGAGGAACTTCTTTTAATCCACTTTTAATTTTTGGAGGCGTTGGTTTAGGAAAAACGCATTTAGCGCACGCAATTGGTGTTGAAATAAAAGACAAGTATCCAGAAAAAACCGTTTTATATATTTCTGCTGAAGTTTTCACCCAGCAATATATTGATTCAGTAAAAAAGAATAATAGAAATGATTTCATTCATTTTTATCAATTAATTGATGTATTGATTATTGATGATGTTCAATTCCTTTCTGGAAAATCAGGAACGCAAGATGTTTTCTTCCATATTTTCAACTATTTACATCAAAATGGCAAACAAGTAATTCTAACATCTGACAAAGCACCTGTTGACATGCAAGACATTGAACAACGTTTATTGTCTCGATTTAAATGGGGTTTGTCTGCCGAATTACATCAGCCAGACTATGAAACAAGAATTTCAATTTTGAAAAACATCTTGTATCGTGATGGAGTTGAAATGCCTGAAGAAATTATTGAATATGTTGCTAGAAATATCAAGACAAACGTTAGAGAATTAGAAGGCGCAATTATTTCATTGATAGCTCAATCTTCTTTCAACAAAAAAGAAGTAACACTTGATTTGGCAAAAAGTATCGTTGAGAAATTTGTTAAAAACATCAAACGCGAAATTTCTATCGATTACATTCAAAAAGTTGTTTCAGATTATTTCCAGTTAGATATTGACACTTTACAATCTAAAACCAGAAAACGCCACGTTGTACAAGCTAGACAATTAGCTATGTTTTTTGCAAAAAAATTCACTAAAGCTTCTTTGGCAAATATCGGCTCTCAAATTGGAGATAGAGATCATGCAACTGTACTTCATGCTTGCAAAACAGTAGACAATCTTGTTTCGACTGACAAACAATTTAAAAAATTTGTAGAAGATATTCATAAAAAATTATCCTTATAA
- a CDS encoding low molecular weight protein-tyrosine-phosphatase, translating to MAVKILMVCLGNICRSPLAEGLLASKLPKDKFIVDSAGTGNYHIDKQPDSRSIATAKKNGLDITNQRGRQFSTRDFEEFDYIFAMDNSNYDDIISLAKNEQQKEKVDLILNHLFPGDNVDVPDPYYGLQNGFDMVYEMLDETCDILAKKLIEKHS from the coding sequence ATGGCTGTTAAAATTTTAATGGTGTGTTTAGGGAACATTTGTCGTTCTCCATTAGCTGAAGGCCTATTGGCATCTAAACTTCCAAAAGATAAATTCATAGTTGATTCCGCAGGTACCGGAAATTATCATATTGATAAACAACCCGATTCTCGTTCAATTGCAACTGCTAAAAAAAATGGTTTAGACATAACAAATCAAAGAGGAAGACAATTTTCTACACGAGATTTTGAAGAGTTTGACTATATCTTTGCTATGGATAATTCTAACTATGATGATATAATTAGTTTAGCAAAAAATGAGCAACAGAAAGAAAAAGTTGACTTAATATTAAATCATTTATTTCCTGGTGATAATGTAGATGTTCCAGATCCATATTATGGGTTACAAAATGGATTTGATATGGTTTATGAAATGCTTGATGAAACTTGTGATATTTTAGCCAAAAAACTTATTGAAAAACATTCATGA
- a CDS encoding SAM-dependent methyltransferase, which produces MNPKGKLYLIPTTMGEMNPEEVLPSLVYRTVELIDTYIVENEKTARKFIKSVQPKKIQAELKISLLNKRTEDSELIAMIKPCLNGENIGLMSEAGCPGVADPGAAIVKIAHENGIQVVPLVGPSSILLAMMASGMNGQSFAFNGYLPIDKGEKKNAIKNFETLSFSKNQSQLFIETPYRNNKLIDDLLQFLQPNTLLCVACDITLPTEYIKTLRISDWKKTKVDLHNRPTIFIIHKI; this is translated from the coding sequence ATGAATCCCAAAGGCAAATTATACTTAATCCCAACTACTATGGGTGAAATGAATCCTGAGGAAGTTTTACCTAGTTTAGTTTACAGAACCGTAGAATTAATTGACACCTATATCGTTGAAAACGAAAAAACGGCTCGGAAATTCATTAAATCTGTTCAACCAAAAAAAATTCAGGCAGAATTAAAAATTTCGTTATTAAACAAAAGAACTGAAGATTCTGAACTAATTGCTATGATTAAACCTTGTTTAAATGGTGAAAATATTGGTTTAATGAGTGAAGCTGGTTGTCCTGGAGTTGCTGATCCTGGAGCGGCAATAGTAAAAATTGCTCATGAAAATGGAATTCAAGTTGTACCATTAGTTGGTCCTTCATCAATTCTTTTAGCAATGATGGCAAGCGGAATGAATGGACAAAGTTTTGCATTTAATGGTTATTTACCCATTGATAAAGGAGAAAAAAAGAATGCAATTAAGAATTTTGAAACGTTATCATTTTCTAAAAATCAATCGCAACTTTTTATTGAAACACCTTATCGGAATAATAAATTAATCGATGATTTATTGCAGTTTCTACAACCAAACACATTGCTTTGTGTTGCTTGTGATATTACATTACCAACCGAATATATTAAGACTTTAAGAATATCTGATTGGAAAAAAACAAAGGTCGATTTACACAATCGACCTACTATTTTTATTATTCATAAAATTTAA
- a CDS encoding peptidoglycan-binding protein LysM, translated as MIQKSIFYTSILLIVVFISSGFKPYDNQIDKWFDLDNTDEALYIFPSQKNTDYTYLNAPFKGKFFVGYKEAIGFKESQNKYRKVNTLGYMGKYQFGAETLKSIGISDSLHFLNNPRLQEKAFVTLLSRNKFILQDYINKYEGKVISNIKITESGILAAAHLGGAGSVIKFFKSNGERRVKDEYGTSVRSYLKEFAGYETKNIPAIKNAKI; from the coding sequence ATGATACAAAAAAGTATATTTTACACTTCAATTCTACTAATAGTAGTTTTTATTAGCTCAGGTTTTAAACCATATGATAATCAAATTGACAAATGGTTTGATTTAGATAATACAGATGAAGCATTATACATTTTTCCTTCTCAAAAAAACACAGACTACACTTATTTAAATGCTCCATTCAAAGGGAAGTTTTTTGTTGGCTATAAAGAAGCAATAGGTTTTAAAGAATCTCAAAACAAATATCGAAAAGTAAATACTTTAGGTTATATGGGTAAATATCAGTTTGGTGCTGAAACTTTAAAGTCTATTGGAATTTCAGATAGTTTACATTTTTTAAACAATCCACGATTACAAGAAAAAGCTTTTGTGACTTTGCTTTCTAGAAATAAATTTATACTTCAAGATTATATTAATAAATATGAGGGAAAAGTTATTTCTAATATAAAAATTACCGAATCTGGGATTTTAGCAGCAGCACATCTTGGCGGCGCAGGTTCTGTGATTAAGTTTTTCAAATCTAATGGAGAAAGAAGAGTTAAAGACGAATATGGAACTTCGGTTCGTTCTTATTTGAAAGAATTTGCAGGATATGAAACTAAAAACATTCCAGCCATTAAGAATGCCAAGATTTAA
- a CDS encoding DUF2279 domain-containing protein: MTVKKIFILLFFCSFQNLLAQNSFENFLKPSDSLNIKRRNAVVISETVLASATLVGLNQLWYADYPKSKFHFINDNDEWLQMDKVGHVFSSYHLGKFGADALKWSGVSKKNQLIYGSTLGLAFLTTVEVFDGFSSNWGASFGDVLANVSGTALYVSQELLWNEQRITPKFSFHKTKYASFRPDVLGSSLNEQIPKDYNGQTYWLSFNIHSFFKGSTIPKWLNIAVGYGADGMISGNDNFENSEFYPEIERYRQFYLSFDVDLTKIETKSHFLKTIFTVFNAIKIPAPTFEIKGSQGIKLHAFYF, from the coding sequence ATTACAGTAAAAAAGATATTTATTCTACTGTTTTTTTGCAGTTTCCAAAACTTATTGGCTCAAAATTCTTTTGAAAATTTTCTAAAACCATCCGATTCATTAAATATAAAAAGAAGAAATGCAGTAGTCATTTCTGAGACGGTTTTAGCTTCTGCAACTTTAGTTGGCTTAAATCAACTTTGGTATGCGGATTATCCAAAATCAAAATTCCATTTTATTAATGATAATGATGAATGGCTTCAAATGGATAAAGTTGGACATGTTTTTTCATCGTATCATTTGGGTAAATTTGGTGCTGATGCTTTAAAATGGTCGGGGGTTTCAAAAAAAAATCAATTGATTTATGGTTCAACTTTAGGGTTAGCTTTTCTAACTACTGTTGAGGTTTTCGATGGTTTTTCATCTAATTGGGGTGCATCTTTTGGAGATGTTTTGGCAAATGTTTCAGGAACTGCCTTATATGTTTCTCAAGAATTGTTATGGAATGAACAAAGAATAACTCCAAAATTTTCCTTTCACAAAACAAAATATGCATCATTTCGACCTGATGTTTTAGGAAGTTCATTAAATGAGCAAATCCCAAAAGATTACAACGGACAAACCTATTGGTTGTCTTTCAATATTCATTCTTTTTTTAAAGGTTCTACTATTCCAAAATGGTTGAATATTGCAGTAGGATATGGCGCAGATGGTATGATTTCAGGTAATGATAACTTTGAAAATTCAGAATTTTATCCAGAAATAGAAAGATATAGACAATTTTACCTCAGTTTTGATGTTGATTTGACTAAAATTGAAACAAAATCACATTTTCTAAAGACTATTTTTACAGTTTTTAATGCAATCAAAATTCCTGCTCCAACGTTTGAAATCAAGGGTTCACAAGGAATCAAACTTCATGCTTTTTACTTTTAA
- the mltG gene encoding endolytic transglycosylase MltG encodes MNSKLKKSLIFLSIIAFLVVGFLYVKFFTNNTKLDQKEFFVKIPTGSTFEDVKKIIAPYVNNMSSFEFMANRRSYSENVKAGRFLFKQGMSAFDQVATLRRNVPVDLAFNNQERLENLCERLSAQIEPDTTKLLATFRDTVFLKENGFTKENVFSMFLPNTYQVYWNISAEKFRDKMLKEYKKFWNPERLNKAELLDLTPVQVITLASIVHKETAKKSERKTVAGVYLNRLNEGMPLQADPTVIYALKLRDNDFNQIIKRVLYNDLFISSPYNTYLVTGLPPGPIVMPDVDAIDAVLNAEKHNYLYFCASTEKFGYHVFAATYEQHQVNAKKYSAWLNNLGTKR; translated from the coding sequence TTGAATAGTAAATTAAAGAAAAGTTTAATATTTCTAAGCATAATTGCTTTTTTAGTTGTAGGTTTTCTGTATGTAAAATTTTTTACTAATAATACTAAATTAGACCAAAAAGAGTTTTTTGTAAAAATTCCAACTGGTTCCACTTTTGAAGATGTCAAAAAAATTATTGCTCCTTATGTAAATAATATGAGCAGTTTTGAATTTATGGCAAATCGTCGTTCATATTCAGAAAATGTAAAAGCAGGACGATTTTTGTTCAAACAAGGAATGAGTGCCTTTGACCAAGTTGCTACATTGCGTAGAAATGTACCTGTTGATTTAGCATTCAATAATCAAGAACGACTAGAAAATCTATGTGAACGATTAAGTGCTCAAATTGAACCAGATACAACAAAATTGTTAGCTACGTTTCGTGATACAGTTTTCTTAAAAGAGAATGGTTTTACTAAAGAGAATGTTTTTTCAATGTTTTTACCAAATACGTATCAAGTATATTGGAATATTTCTGCAGAAAAATTCAGAGATAAAATGCTCAAAGAATATAAAAAATTCTGGAATCCAGAACGATTAAATAAAGCAGAATTACTTGATTTGACTCCAGTTCAGGTTATTACTTTAGCATCAATTGTTCATAAAGAAACTGCCAAAAAATCAGAACGTAAAACAGTTGCTGGAGTTTATTTGAATAGATTAAACGAAGGAATGCCTTTGCAAGCCGACCCAACAGTTATTTATGCTTTGAAATTGCGTGACAATGATTTTAATCAAATTATTAAACGTGTTTTGTATAATGATTTGTTTATAAGTTCTCCCTATAATACTTATTTGGTTACTGGTTTACCGCCTGGACCAATTGTAATGCCAGACGTTGATGCCATTGATGCTGTTTTAAATGCCGAAAAGCATAATTATTTATATTTTTGTGCTAGTACTGAGAAATTTGGTTATCACGTATTTGCAGCAACATACGAGCAACATCAAGTGAATGCCAAAAAATATAGCGCTTGGTTAAATAATTTGGGCACTAAAAGATAA